One segment of Candidatus Dependentiae bacterium DNA contains the following:
- a CDS encoding helix-turn-helix domain-containing protein, translating to MNKAYKFRIYPNKKQQECLAQQFGCIRFVYNNALCYRKELYAADKKHISKYDLVKRLVLLKTEYPRLKEADSQALQL from the coding sequence ATGAACAAAGCATATAAGTTTAGAATATATCCAAACAAAAAGCAGCAAGAGTGCTTAGCTCAGCAATTTGGGTGTATTCGTTTTGTTTATAATAACGCTTTATGTTACAGAAAAGAGCTCTATGCTGCAGACAAAAAGCATATCTCAAAATATGACCTTGTTAAACGTCTTGTTCTTCTAAAAACAGAGTATCCTAGGCTTAAAGAAGCTGATAGCCAAGCATTACAGCTTTAG